One segment of Candidatus Falkowbacteria bacterium DNA contains the following:
- the ileS gene encoding isoleucine--tRNA ligase encodes MTEKAKHVELEAQVSHFWKEAGVFERSVQKDAPNGEYIFYDGPPFATGTPHYGHIVANVMKDVVPRFWTMNGYQVERKWGWDCHGLPVENIVEKELGITNKQQILELGVDKFNETCRSKVLSYIDIWKEMIDKLGRWVDMENDYKTLDLGFMESVWWVFKQLYDKGLIYEGYRSMYVCPRCETTLSQSEVSEGYKDVKDLSVVAKFELLDPSTPLGAGEPKTYLLAWTTTPWTLPGNVALAVNADLDYIKVEVKGEKLIISKLEHERKNANADVKVIATLKGKDLVGKSYKPLFDYYAKDTAIANHDNGWKIYAADFVLAEEGTGIVHIAPAFGEDDMNLGKEKNLPFVQHVGMNGIMKPEVTDFAGLHVKPIDDVSSTDVAIIKYLASKNLLFAKEKYEHSYPHCWRCDTPLINYATSSWFVAITKIKDQALETAKEINWSPDYIKEGRFGNWLEGARDWSISRQRFWASVMPLWKCEECSAIKVFGSVKELEEASGKTVTDLHKHIVDLITVPCTCGKVMKRVPDVLDTWFDSGSMPYAQMHYPFENTERFEMNFPAKFIAEGIDQTRCWFYYLHVIATALKNKPAYQNVIANGIVLAEDGKKMSKRLNNYPDPITLFDKYGADALRAYLLASPVMQAENLNFSEKGVEEAMRKNVMLLWNVHSFYEMYASSEVVATHDSTHVLDEWIVAQLNLLISTATKAMHEYILPRAMRAITEFIDELSTWYLRRSRDRFKEDPRLREDRREDKQAVLGTMKYVLETLSKVMAPFMPFMSEAIWQKVTGFDFVNEKQSVHLENWPSVSNSFEKIDKEVLLKMEMARKIVELGLAKRDEVKIKIRQPLAKLQITSGKLKVDNEDLIDLIKDELNVKDLVFAVGFEEKVELDTVITPELASEGLKREIVRAINIMRKNNNLTINDRVELAWSSDDELVKQTMAQYKEEIKADTLATDIIMEKKDGAEEQKVNNKIIYLLINKIN; translated from the coding sequence ATGACTGAAAAGGCTAAACACGTTGAATTAGAAGCTCAAGTCAGCCACTTCTGGAAAGAAGCTGGTGTTTTTGAGCGTTCAGTGCAAAAAGATGCGCCAAATGGTGAATATATCTTTTATGATGGACCGCCTTTTGCTACTGGAACACCGCATTATGGCCATATTGTGGCTAATGTTATGAAAGATGTTGTCCCACGTTTTTGGACCATGAACGGTTATCAGGTGGAAAGAAAGTGGGGTTGGGATTGCCATGGTTTGCCAGTTGAGAACATTGTTGAAAAAGAATTAGGTATTACTAATAAACAACAGATTTTAGAATTAGGCGTGGATAAGTTTAATGAAACTTGCCGTTCTAAGGTTTTAAGCTATATTGATATTTGGAAAGAGATGATTGATAAACTTGGTCGTTGGGTTGATATGGAAAATGATTATAAAACCTTGGATTTAGGTTTTATGGAATCAGTTTGGTGGGTCTTTAAGCAATTGTATGACAAAGGTTTGATTTATGAAGGTTATCGTTCAATGTATGTTTGCCCACGTTGTGAAACAACTTTGTCTCAATCAGAAGTTTCTGAAGGTTATAAAGATGTTAAAGATTTATCAGTTGTTGCTAAATTTGAATTACTCGACCCCTCGACTCCGCTCGGGGCAGGTGAACCAAAAACTTATTTGTTAGCTTGGACAACAACACCTTGGACATTGCCTGGTAACGTTGCGCTCGCTGTTAACGCTGATCTAGATTACATTAAAGTTGAAGTTAAGGGAGAAAAATTAATTATTTCCAAATTAGAACATGAAAGAAAAAATGCTAATGCTGATGTTAAAGTAATCGCTACTTTAAAAGGTAAAGATTTAGTTGGTAAATCATACAAACCATTGTTTGATTATTATGCTAAAGATACTGCAATCGCTAACCATGATAATGGTTGGAAAATTTACGCCGCTGATTTTGTTTTAGCTGAAGAAGGAACTGGTATTGTTCATATTGCGCCAGCTTTTGGTGAAGATGATATGAACTTAGGCAAAGAAAAGAATTTACCTTTTGTGCAACATGTTGGCATGAACGGAATTATGAAACCTGAGGTAACTGATTTTGCTGGCTTACATGTTAAGCCAATTGATGATGTTAGTTCTACCGATGTTGCAATTATAAAATATTTAGCTTCTAAGAATTTATTGTTTGCTAAAGAAAAATACGAACACAGTTATCCGCACTGTTGGCGTTGTGATACTCCTTTAATTAATTACGCCACTAGCTCTTGGTTTGTGGCCATTACAAAAATTAAAGATCAGGCTTTAGAAACTGCTAAAGAAATTAATTGGTCACCAGATTATATTAAAGAAGGTCGTTTTGGTAATTGGTTAGAAGGTGCACGCGATTGGTCAATTTCTCGCCAAAGATTTTGGGCTTCTGTTATGCCTCTATGGAAGTGTGAAGAATGTAGCGCTATAAAAGTTTTTGGTTCGGTTAAAGAATTAGAAGAGGCGAGTGGTAAAACTGTGACTGATTTACATAAACATATTGTTGATTTAATTACTGTGCCTTGCACTTGCGGTAAAGTAATGAAGCGCGTACCAGATGTGTTGGATACTTGGTTTGATTCTGGTTCTATGCCTTATGCGCAAATGCATTATCCATTTGAAAATACGGAACGTTTTGAAATGAATTTTCCAGCTAAGTTTATTGCTGAAGGAATTGATCAAACACGTTGCTGGTTTTATTATTTACATGTTATTGCGACAGCTTTAAAGAATAAACCAGCTTACCAAAACGTTATTGCTAACGGTATAGTTTTGGCTGAAGATGGTAAAAAAATGAGCAAAAGACTTAATAATTATCCTGATCCAATAACTTTGTTTGATAAGTACGGCGCCGATGCCCTGCGTGCTTATCTTCTTGCTTCGCCGGTTATGCAAGCTGAGAATTTGAATTTTTCTGAAAAAGGCGTTGAAGAAGCTATGCGAAAAAATGTCATGTTACTGTGGAACGTTCATTCTTTTTATGAAATGTATGCGAGTTCCGAAGTTGTGGCAACACATGATTCAACTCATGTTTTAGATGAATGGATTGTGGCACAATTAAATTTATTGATTTCAACCGCGACCAAAGCCATGCACGAATATATTTTGCCTCGTGCCATGCGTGCTATTACAGAATTCATTGATGAACTTTCAACCTGGTACTTACGCCGCTCACGTGACAGATTTAAAGAAGATCCCCGCCTACGCGAGGACAGGCGCGAAGACAAGCAAGCTGTCTTAGGCACAATGAAATACGTTTTAGAAACATTGTCTAAAGTTATGGCGCCGTTCATGCCATTTATGTCAGAAGCGATTTGGCAGAAAGTAACTGGCTTTGATTTTGTAAATGAAAAACAAAGTGTTCATCTTGAGAATTGGCCAAGTGTTTCCAATAGTTTTGAAAAGATTGATAAAGAAGTTTTACTTAAAATGGAAATGGCGAGAAAAATTGTTGAACTTGGTTTGGCGAAGCGTGATGAAGTTAAAATTAAAATTCGTCAGCCATTAGCAAAATTACAAATCACAAGTGGTAAGTTAAAAGTTGATAATGAAGATTTGATTGATTTAATTAAAGATGAATTAAATGTTAAAGATCTTGTTTTCGCGGTTGGCTTTGAAGAAAAAGTTGAACTTGATACTGTCATCACGCCTGAGTTAGCTAGTGAAGGTTTGAAGCGTGAAATTGTTCGTGCCATAAATATTATGCGCAAGAATAATAATTTAACAATCAACGATCGCGTTGAGCTGGCTTGGTCATCAGATGATGAATTAGTTAAGCAGACCATGGCACAATATAAAGAAGAAATTAAAGCTGATACTTTAGCAACTGATATTATTATGGAAAAGAAAGATGGAGCAGAGGAACAAAAAGTTAACAATAAAATAATTTATTTATTAATTAATAAAATTAATTAA